In the genome of Equus asinus isolate D_3611 breed Donkey chromosome 9, EquAss-T2T_v2, whole genome shotgun sequence, one region contains:
- the HMGCR gene encoding 3-hydroxy-3-methylglutaryl-Coenzyme A reductase isoform X1 — protein MLSRLFRMHGLFVASHPWEVIVGTVTLTICMMSMNMFTGNNKICGWNYECPKFEEDVLSSDIIILTITRCIAILYIYFQFQNLRQLGSKYILGIAGLFTIFSSFVFSTVVIHFLDKELTGLNEALPFFLLLIDLSRASALAKFALSSNSQDEVRENIARGMAVLGPTFTLDALVECLVIGVGTMSGVRQLEIMCCFGCMSVLANYFVFMTFFPACVSLVLELSRESREGRPIWQLSHFARVLEEEENKPNPVTQRVKMIMSLGLVLVHAHSRWIADPSPQNSTAENSKVSLGLDENVSKRIEPSVSLWQFYLSKMISMDIEQVITLSLALLLAVKYIFFEKAETESTLSLKNPITSPVVTQKKVPDDCCRREPVLVRKSQKFHAAEEEMRINTERKVEVIKPLVAEADTSNRATFVVGTSSSLIASPELETQEPEIELPLEPRPDEECLRILGDVEKGAKFLSDAEIIQLVNAKHIPAYKLESLMETHERGVSIRRQLLSTKLPEPSSLQYLPYRDYNYSLVMGACCENVIGYMPIPVGVAGPLCLDGKEFQVPMATTEGCLVASTNRGCRAIGLGGGASSRILADGMTRGPVVRLPRACDSAEVKAWLETPEGFTVIKEAFDSTSRFARLQKLHTSVAGRNLYIRFQSRSGDAMGMNMISKGTEKALSKLHEYFPDMQILAVSGNYCTDKKPAAINWIEGRGKSVVCEAVIPARVVREVLKTTTEAMVEVNINKNLVGSAMAGSIGGYNAHAANIVTAIYIACGQDAAQNVGSSNCITLMEASGPTNEDLYISCTMPSIEIGTVGGGTNLLPQQACLQMLGVQGACKENPGENARQLARIVCGTVMAGELSLMAALAAGHLVRSHMIHNRSKVNLQGLQGTCTEKAA, from the exons ATGTTGTCAAGACTTTTCCGAATGCATGGCCTCTTTGTGGCCTCCCATCCCTGGGAAGTCATAGTGGGGACGGTGACACTGACCATCTGTATGATGTCCATGAACATGTTTACTGGCAACAATAAGATCTGTGGTTGGAATTATGAGTGTCCAAAGTTTGAAGAG GATGTTTTGAGCAGTGACATTATAATTCTGACAATAACACGATGCATAGCAATCCTGTATATTTATTTCCAGTTCCAGAATTTACGTCAACTtggatcaaaatatattttag GTATTGCTGGCCTCTTCACAATTTTCTCAAGTTTTGTATTCAGTACAGTTGTCATTCATTTCCTAGATAAAGAATTGACAGGCTTGAA CGAAGCTTTGCCCTTTTTCCTGCTTCTGATTGACCTTTCCAGAGCGAGTGCTCTCGCGAAGTTTGCCCTCAGTTCCAACTCGCAG gatgaagtgaggGAGAATATTGCCCGTGGAATGGCGGTTTTAGGTCCCACGTTCACCCTCGACGCTCTTGTAGAATGTCTTGTGATTGGAGTTGGTACCATGTCAG GAGTGCGTCAACTTGAAATTATGTGCTGCTTTGGCTGCATGTCTGTTCTGGCCAACTACTTTGTGTTCATGACTTTCTTCCCAGCTTGTGTGTCCTTGGTTTTAGAG CTGTCCCGGGAGAGCCGTGAGGGCCGTCCAATTTGGCAGCTCAGCCACTTTGCTCGAGttttagaagaggaagaaaataaaccaaatccTGTGACTCAGAGGGTGAAGATGATTATG tctCTAGGCTTGGTTCTTGTTCATGCTCACAGTCGCTGGATAGCTGATCCTTCTCCTCAAAACAGTACAGCAGAAAATTCTAAGGTTTCTTTAGGATTGGATGAAAATGTGTCCAAGAGAATTGAACCAAGTGTTTCCCTCTGGCAGTTTTATCTCTCCAA aaTGATCAGCATGGATATTGAACAAGTTATTACCCTAAGTTTAGCTCTCCTTCTGGCTGTCAAGTACATCTTCTTTGAAAAAGCAGAGACAGAATCTACACTCTCATTGAAAAACCCTATCACATCTCCGGTAGTGACCCAAAAGAAAGTCCCAGACGACTGTTGTAGACGTGAACCTGTACTGGTCAGAAAGAGCCAGAAATTCCACGCGGCGGAGGAGGAGATGAGgataaacacagaaagaaaag TTGAGGTTATAAAACCCCTAGTGGCCGAAGCTGACACCTCAAACAGAGCGACGTTCGTGGTGGGCACCTCCTCTTCACTCATTGCTTCACCGGAACTGGAGACGCAGGAACCTGAAATTGAACTTCCCCTGGAGCCTCGGCCCGACGAAGAATGTCTGCGGATCCTTGGGGATGTGGAG aaaGGTGCAAAATTCCTTAGTGATGCTGAGATCATCCAATTAGTCAATGCTAAGCATATCCCAGCCTACAAATTGGAATCTCTGATGGAAACCCATGAACGAGGTGTATCCATTCGTCGACAGTTACTTTCCACAAAACTTCCAGAGCCTTCTTCTCTCCAGTATCTGCCTTACAGGGACTATAACTACTCCTTG GTGATGGGAGCTTGTTGTGAGAATGTTATTGGCTATATGCCCATCCCTGTTGGAGTGGCAGGACCTCTGTGCTTGGATGGAAAAGAATTTCAGGTTCCAATGGCAACCACGGAAGGTTGTCTTGTGGCCAGCACTAACAGAGGCTGCAGAGCAATAGGC CTTGGTGGAGGTGCCAGCAGCCGAATCCTTGCAGATGGGATGACCCGCGGCCCCGTGGTACGTCTTCCCCGTGCTTGTGACTCTGCAGAAGTGAAGGCCTGGCTTGAGACACCTGAAGGGTTCACAGTGATAAAGGAGGCGTTCGACAGCACCAGCAG GTTTGCGCGTCTACAGAAACTTCACACGAGTGTGGCGGGACGCAATCTTTACATCCGCTTCCAGTCCAGGTCGGGCGACGCCATGGGCATGAACATGATTTCGAAG gGTACAGAGAAAGCACTTTCAAAACTCCACGAGTATTTCCCTGACATGCAGATTCTGGCAGTTAGCGGTAACTATTGCACTGACAAGAAACCTGCTGCCATCAACTGGATAGAGGGACGAGGAAAGTCTGTTGTTTGTGAAGCTGTCATTCCAGCCCGGGTTGTCAGAGAA GTATTGAAAACTACTACGGAAGCTATGGTTGAGGTCAACATTAATAAGAACCTGGTGGGCTCTGCCATGGCTGGGAGCATCGGGGGCTACAATGCCCACGCGGCCAACATCGTGACTGCCATCTACATTGCCTGTGGGCAG GATGCAGCACAGAATGTTGGTAGTTCAAACTGCATTACTTTAATGGAAGCAAGTGGCCCCACAAATGAAGATCTGTATATCAGTTGCACCATGCCGTCTATAGAAATAGGAACTGTGGGTGGTGGCACCAACCTGCTCCCTCAGCAAGCCTGTTTGCAG ATGCTGGGTGTGCAAGGAGCGTGCAAAGAGAATCCTGGGGAGAATGCGCGGCAGCTGGCCAGGATTGTGTGTGGGACGGTGATGGCTGGGGAATTGTCCCTGATGGCAGCCTTGGCAGCAGGACATCTTGTCAGAAGTCACATGATTCACAACAG GTCAAAGGTAAATCTACAAGGCCTCCAGGGCACTTGCACTGAGAAGGCTGCTTGA
- the HMGCR gene encoding 3-hydroxy-3-methylglutaryl-Coenzyme A reductase isoform X2, translating into MLSRLFRMHGLFVASHPWEVIVGTVTLTICMMSMNMFTGNNKICGWNYECPKFEEDVLSSDIIILTITRCIAILYIYFQFQNLRQLGSKYILGIAGLFTIFSSFVFSTVVIHFLDKELTGLNEALPFFLLLIDLSRASALAKFALSSNSQDEVRENIARGMAVLGPTFTLDALVECLVIGVGTMSGVRQLEIMCCFGCMSVLANYFVFMTFFPACVSLVLELSRESREGRPIWQLSHFARVLEEEENKPNPVTQRVKMIMSLGLVLVHAHSRWIADPSPQNSTAENSKVSLGLDENVSKRIEPSVSLWQFYLSKMISMDIEQVITLSLALLLAVKYIFFEKAETESTLSLKNPITSPVVTQKKVPDDCCRREPVLVRKSQKFHAAEEEMRINTERKAVEVIKPLVAEADTSNRATFVVGTSSSLIASPELETQEPEIELPLEPRPDEECLRILGDVEKGAKFLSDAEIIQLVNAKHIPAYKLESLMETHERGVSIRRQLLSTKLPEPSSLQYLPYRDYNYSLVMGACCENVIGYMPIPVGVAGPLCLDGKEFQVPMATTEGCLVASTNRGCRAIGLGGGASSRILADGMTRGPVVRLPRACDSAEVKAWLETPEGFTVIKEAFDSTSRFARLQKLHTSVAGRNLYIRFQSRSGDAMGMNMISKGTEKALSKLHEYFPDMQILAVSGNYCTDKKPAAINWIEGRGKSVVCEAVIPARVVREVLKTTTEAMVEVNINKNLVGSAMAGSIGGYNAHAANIVTAIYIACGQDAAQNVGSSNCITLMEASGPTNEDLYISCTMPSIEIGTVGGGTNLLPQQACLQMLGVQGACKENPGENARQLARIVCGTVMAGELSLMAALAAGHLVRSHMIHNRSKVNLQGLQGTCTEKAA; encoded by the exons ATGTTGTCAAGACTTTTCCGAATGCATGGCCTCTTTGTGGCCTCCCATCCCTGGGAAGTCATAGTGGGGACGGTGACACTGACCATCTGTATGATGTCCATGAACATGTTTACTGGCAACAATAAGATCTGTGGTTGGAATTATGAGTGTCCAAAGTTTGAAGAG GATGTTTTGAGCAGTGACATTATAATTCTGACAATAACACGATGCATAGCAATCCTGTATATTTATTTCCAGTTCCAGAATTTACGTCAACTtggatcaaaatatattttag GTATTGCTGGCCTCTTCACAATTTTCTCAAGTTTTGTATTCAGTACAGTTGTCATTCATTTCCTAGATAAAGAATTGACAGGCTTGAA CGAAGCTTTGCCCTTTTTCCTGCTTCTGATTGACCTTTCCAGAGCGAGTGCTCTCGCGAAGTTTGCCCTCAGTTCCAACTCGCAG gatgaagtgaggGAGAATATTGCCCGTGGAATGGCGGTTTTAGGTCCCACGTTCACCCTCGACGCTCTTGTAGAATGTCTTGTGATTGGAGTTGGTACCATGTCAG GAGTGCGTCAACTTGAAATTATGTGCTGCTTTGGCTGCATGTCTGTTCTGGCCAACTACTTTGTGTTCATGACTTTCTTCCCAGCTTGTGTGTCCTTGGTTTTAGAG CTGTCCCGGGAGAGCCGTGAGGGCCGTCCAATTTGGCAGCTCAGCCACTTTGCTCGAGttttagaagaggaagaaaataaaccaaatccTGTGACTCAGAGGGTGAAGATGATTATG tctCTAGGCTTGGTTCTTGTTCATGCTCACAGTCGCTGGATAGCTGATCCTTCTCCTCAAAACAGTACAGCAGAAAATTCTAAGGTTTCTTTAGGATTGGATGAAAATGTGTCCAAGAGAATTGAACCAAGTGTTTCCCTCTGGCAGTTTTATCTCTCCAA aaTGATCAGCATGGATATTGAACAAGTTATTACCCTAAGTTTAGCTCTCCTTCTGGCTGTCAAGTACATCTTCTTTGAAAAAGCAGAGACAGAATCTACACTCTCATTGAAAAACCCTATCACATCTCCGGTAGTGACCCAAAAGAAAGTCCCAGACGACTGTTGTAGACGTGAACCTGTACTGGTCAGAAAGAGCCAGAAATTCCACGCGGCGGAGGAGGAGATGAGgataaacacagaaagaaaag CAGTTGAGGTTATAAAACCCCTAGTGGCCGAAGCTGACACCTCAAACAGAGCGACGTTCGTGGTGGGCACCTCCTCTTCACTCATTGCTTCACCGGAACTGGAGACGCAGGAACCTGAAATTGAACTTCCCCTGGAGCCTCGGCCCGACGAAGAATGTCTGCGGATCCTTGGGGATGTGGAG aaaGGTGCAAAATTCCTTAGTGATGCTGAGATCATCCAATTAGTCAATGCTAAGCATATCCCAGCCTACAAATTGGAATCTCTGATGGAAACCCATGAACGAGGTGTATCCATTCGTCGACAGTTACTTTCCACAAAACTTCCAGAGCCTTCTTCTCTCCAGTATCTGCCTTACAGGGACTATAACTACTCCTTG GTGATGGGAGCTTGTTGTGAGAATGTTATTGGCTATATGCCCATCCCTGTTGGAGTGGCAGGACCTCTGTGCTTGGATGGAAAAGAATTTCAGGTTCCAATGGCAACCACGGAAGGTTGTCTTGTGGCCAGCACTAACAGAGGCTGCAGAGCAATAGGC CTTGGTGGAGGTGCCAGCAGCCGAATCCTTGCAGATGGGATGACCCGCGGCCCCGTGGTACGTCTTCCCCGTGCTTGTGACTCTGCAGAAGTGAAGGCCTGGCTTGAGACACCTGAAGGGTTCACAGTGATAAAGGAGGCGTTCGACAGCACCAGCAG GTTTGCGCGTCTACAGAAACTTCACACGAGTGTGGCGGGACGCAATCTTTACATCCGCTTCCAGTCCAGGTCGGGCGACGCCATGGGCATGAACATGATTTCGAAG gGTACAGAGAAAGCACTTTCAAAACTCCACGAGTATTTCCCTGACATGCAGATTCTGGCAGTTAGCGGTAACTATTGCACTGACAAGAAACCTGCTGCCATCAACTGGATAGAGGGACGAGGAAAGTCTGTTGTTTGTGAAGCTGTCATTCCAGCCCGGGTTGTCAGAGAA GTATTGAAAACTACTACGGAAGCTATGGTTGAGGTCAACATTAATAAGAACCTGGTGGGCTCTGCCATGGCTGGGAGCATCGGGGGCTACAATGCCCACGCGGCCAACATCGTGACTGCCATCTACATTGCCTGTGGGCAG GATGCAGCACAGAATGTTGGTAGTTCAAACTGCATTACTTTAATGGAAGCAAGTGGCCCCACAAATGAAGATCTGTATATCAGTTGCACCATGCCGTCTATAGAAATAGGAACTGTGGGTGGTGGCACCAACCTGCTCCCTCAGCAAGCCTGTTTGCAG ATGCTGGGTGTGCAAGGAGCGTGCAAAGAGAATCCTGGGGAGAATGCGCGGCAGCTGGCCAGGATTGTGTGTGGGACGGTGATGGCTGGGGAATTGTCCCTGATGGCAGCCTTGGCAGCAGGACATCTTGTCAGAAGTCACATGATTCACAACAG GTCAAAGGTAAATCTACAAGGCCTCCAGGGCACTTGCACTGAGAAGGCTGCTTGA